AGCTAGCCGAGGAGGAAAATCCCAGCATCAACAGCCACCTCACGGAACGCCCACACCAACTTCCCTGACGACCTGCGCGACACtggacataaaaacaaacagcgtCAACTGGGAGGAAGGGGCGGGGACGCTGCGTTGACAGGCAGTGTTCTCAACCAATGGCTGTGCAGCAGTCGCAAGGCGCAGCCAATAGGCATAAAGTGTCAGTTAAAATATGAAAGTCCTACCAGTGCAGATCAAacgtttacattttattttcccccATTTTAAAACTGACGGGGAAATATAGTGCTGATTATTAACacttctgaaatgaaaaaaaaaaaaaaaaaaaagtcaatgtaCAGCACACACAGGTTAATATATAGCATGATCTTTCATTATAattgtgaaatttccccaccgtgggactaataaaggaatatcttatcttatcttatcttatcttataaaacaacagaaaatcaacTGCTGATTTTCAAGATTTCCCAGATCATCTTTATtcattaaacataaaaataaaagggaCAACTCTATGACACACAGCATACTAATTGCAATAGACTTGCACTGAGATGGGGAATATGTGTCTGTACAATATGGCTTGTTAAATGactttcaaataaacaaaacataatctTTATATACACATTGCCTATAAACAATAGATACATTTAATACAGAATCTCTTTTACATACATTATGAGAATAACTGGCATATTATTGGAACGCGACATtctttccaaaatatttttgaagagaaaataaattcacACGCACTCAGTTTCTTCATTATAAAAACTGATTTagctctgctgcctcagacaGGGAATACTCTGCCTGACAGTCTTCAAAGGCGAAGATACTTGAGCAATACATTCCTTGCTCTTAGGTTTCTTAATATAGTCCATTTGAAGCCTTCTGCTGCGCAAAAGTATACACTGCAACAGGTTTCTTCTGCCATTTGTTGATTAAAATCGCTGCCAAAGCAGTAGCCAGTGTCAGTCCCGTAACACCTCCTGCGATGATACCTGCAAATACATATAAAACACTGAGTTAAAATACAACTACAAATGTATTCCTTTCTCAGTTTCAGTGTAAAACACCACTCAGTACCTGCAAGGATCTCTTTGTTCTCAAAAAAGCTCTTGGTTTTTGCCACTTTGCCAGATGCTGAGGTTTTGTCTGAAACATCCTGCAGACACAAGTAGGGACACCGCATAAGCTGAGGTTCCACTGCCACTCCcataacataaaatacagtgagACAAAGTCAACAAAGTCATATGTCTTACATGGAAATTAATTTTGGCTTCACATCCCGGTTTTGCTGCAATAACCCTGTCTCCCCGGTTGGCGGTGGCATCGTTCATGGTGGATCTTCCTGACGAACTGCCGCCTGCAAAAGAGATGATGAAGCAAAAATGTGTGGCACTTTGGAAATAATATTGAGGCAGCAAAAGTGGCCAACAACACAAACTAGTTCAAACAGTCTGCCCTCAACACAGTCACTAAACACAGTGCCCGTTACCTTGTACAGGCCAATCCTCTGGTCCAGAGCCAGAACTGCCCATGTCATATCCTGATCCATCCAAGTCCTCTGGAGCAAGAGAAATCTGATTgcacaagggggaaaaaaaaggtttacacACAGATATTTTAAGTTGATGACCACTGGAGGTCAGCAGCACCACAGTGCAATTTCCTGCCTTTAATTGTCTGACCTAGGTGGTCCCATATGAAAACAGACCATGAAAGAAGTTGGCAATCAAAATAGAAAGATGAATCGACCGAGTGAGTCGTGACTCATGAGGCACAAAGTCCTACTGAGGTAACCATTACACCCCATAATGGGACTTTACACAACCTCAACAGCACAATATGGCTGGCAAGctaaatgagacaaataatcaaATATCAATAAAATGCCCTGTGCAGAGGATAATATTGGCTGGAGTAAAATATTCATATCAGTCATGTATTAGGTAAGGTAGTGAAGGCAGCACAACACAGGATCCAATAAGGCAAAGCAGCTTTTTCATGTACAGTGTACGCAGAGAAAGCTTTTCTTATGCCTGGTCGAATACAGGAACACAGCATGAAGTTACAAATGTATTGCATAATCCAGTATAGCTCTTAGATTATTCATATTTCACATGCTGTATCGTATTACATTTACAGTTGGAGGATTAGAGGTGTtgcactctacacacacacacacacacacacacacacacaaacacacacacaaggcatttaattaaaaatgaagcaTAAAAATTTCAAGTGTTTAAAGTTTCAGTAGTCtgtctgttttgaatgcactgagattcatttgatttgctggtagcctttttttttctttttcagaaaagGTGACGTTtggaaaataaagtaaacaaaatCTTACTGCTAGAGGGAATGAAAACCAGAGGAAGTCAAATCATTTGCCCAGCGTTGTTTTGAACTGAATTTATGTACTGAACTGTAGTGAAAGGGAGGGTCCGCTGATGGCCTTCGTCTTATCTGACTCCCCGGCTCTGCTACTCTGTGCATCCTCCAACACTGTGAACAGTCATAAATAAGGTGCCAGAAAATAACATTTGCCTGAGGTTTTTCCTGTAAGGAGGACAGTACGCTACATTCACAATGCGATGGGCAGCTGTGGCttagcaaaataattattttgtgcaCCCAAAAACATTGGGTGCACAAATCCAAAGAAgcgaagttaaaaaaaaaatctcacgcTTTACTTTTGATTTATCATGATGTGGCAGCCCAAGAGTCATAATCTCTGTTTCTAAACAGTAGCTCAATAGTGTTGACAACCTCCCTCAGAGTATAAAAACTTGACCCAGAGAGCCAAAAGGAGCTCAGAGAGAACAGCACAGCCATGTGATCCAGAAACCACGTAAGAAGGGTGAAAAAtgaagttttcagttttttgatcTTGGAGAGAAATGCCTTTCATCTGTAGAAACAGAAGCAATGTTCACAGCCTCCggtctttttttctgataatgAGGCAATCTTCATCTGTAAAGGGACAATACAAATCTCGTGTCCAATCACGGCTGACGCATTAGAGGCGCATGAGACACTCAGCTGAATGATAAAACACCTTGTAGGCAGGAATCCACATCCTGTTGAGTTCAGGCTGTTGCGGAGGTGAAGCAGGTcgcaacacagcagcagatggGTGCGCCCAGTAATAACACACCTTTAAACTGGTAAGCACTGAGGGCAGGCTTGATCTGAACAGGACTAGACTGACTACACTAGAGCCGGCACCAAGTTCACCTGaatctaccacacacacacacacacacacacacacacacacacacacacacacacacacacacacacacacacacacacacacacacacacacactgagagtaGTTTGACGTCTTCGCTGTCGACAATGGGTGTAAAAGTAAAGTTAGAGTTTGTTCCGACATTGGTAGACCAGGCGATGACTTACCGACGCATTTACATGTGATATTAAGTCCATAAGCAGTAATGAAAAGACTGTGAGAAGTATCTTCATGTTAAGTGAGCTGCGGTTGTTTGTTgcgctctcctcttcctcagcagaTTTCCGCAGGTGATCCGATCCCGAAGCCCCGCCCAACTCCGGCCAAGCTGCACAATAAACCACAGgctgtttttttatattcacGAGATTAATTTGTTTCCCCCCTTAATGTGGTTTTAATTGATGCAGTTGGATGCCTCTTACATTGACAGACAAATGAAAGTGTTGGCCCTAATAGAGGAAGGATAATCTCTATTCAACAGATTAAGCAGGTGTCCAACCCAGCTGACATGAAACTGAAAGTTGACATGCAGAGGTGCTGTCCTGACATTGTCAaaggaaaatgttttcaatgCAAATGTCGTTGTTATAGAGATTAAAAATAGGTTCTGATGCATGTGGGAACTGAGGAAGTGCAAGCTTTGAACTTTGGTTTTCCtgcaatcacatttttttttcttcagttaaatcaaaacatttttgaataCCACTTATTTTCTTTGGTCTCTTTACagtaaatttaaaacaaaacaaaacaaaacaaaacaaaaaaaaaaaacagattttcccCAAAAGAACCCAGGGTATATTTTCTTAAGATGCAAGTGTGATTTCATGTGGTTGCAAAATCTGAAATACCACAATAAATGAAGTGGGATAGGATGAGTGAAGTTGACCAGACGGAAGCATGGGATGCTTTTTAATGTCAGTGGTTCTCATTCAGAGCTGAccacatttgtttattttatttgcatttaaaattcaaaaatgcATCTCAGTAATCTACCCATCACCATCACCGGAGCAGCTCCTTTATACTTTGTAGCTGAGACTTGCTTCTTTGGTTTATGTCTGTCAGAAAAACACTTCTGGTCcagattttctttgttttagtgATTTaccttttgtttcattttagtttacAAAAACTGAGCTGTTACCAACCCTAACAATCCTACCATGAATGCACCAAAGGTTTGAAAGAAGGCACAGAAGACTGGTCAAATGTTAGAAGAACAGTTTAATCATACATAGTCACAATTCTGCTTCCAAAAATGagttctttttcttcatctaaCATCTGGAAATGTACATAAGGCCACCTGAAAATGTACATGACTTTGACAGTGTGACAAAACTCATATGTTCATATTTATATAATTGACAATATCTTACATTGCTTTTGCTTACAAGGTAGTAGCTGTTCCAAAATACAGCACTCTTCTGTACAAAAATAATTCTTGTCATATCCTGTGAAGTTTCCATGGTAGCAGAGAGGACTAAATGCAGCCTCATTTTAAGTACAGAGCATTGGtggtgtttattttcattttctttttttttttttttaaactgtcacACATCAGAAAGACTATCAACAGAGGATGTTACAGCTCCAGTACAAACAGAGGCTGGCCTTTCCCAtaacagattaaaaacaaaaacaaaaacaaacaaaaaaaaaaaaaacatgccagatTGCAAAGccataaaagattttttttttaaaataatgcttgatcaaataaaactgtataCATTATATTCAAGGGGAAAGGAGTGATGAATATACACACatcaaaatgcacattttgcctttttcccccaaaaaagtgTAAAAGACATCCCATTTACAGCATCAACGTTTACAAATGTACAACTGTACAGACGAAATAAAAGCGTCACTACAAATTTAGCAAGGCCTGTCAAACACCACAACTAGACATTTCAATTAAACTAATAAACTTACACTTATTAACTGCACATATACTACATGTATTCTACAATTATTCATATGAAGCGAAAAAGCCATCACTACTAGCATTACAGGTGAATTGTATAGCTTTTGATGGCCCCACCGGCCTCCACCAATGCACTTGATTACCCAAcctaaagaaaattaaaaaatattattataaaaagaaaaagaaaaagaaaaaaagaaccacAAGAGGTTCTTGCAACATCCCTTTCTCCCACTTATCCCGTTAATTATATTCAGATGTACAAAGCCGGGATAAGCACCACTTCACAACAATTGACTACTCGGACCTTCAGGCGGTGGGGGGACCATCGTTGCTGCAAGCCCCCTACCCAAAAGCAACAATTTACTCATACATAAAGATGCTATACATTGCTAAACTACTTCTATGCAAGAGATGATATTCAGTACATAAAGATACCGATTCTAGGGCAGTGTTCATCTCAAACTACAAGACAGATAAGATGTTGCACAAAACATGATAAAGTAAAATCATTCCAAGTATCAAAACCTGTCACAGCATGCCAACGCATACCCCACTCCCACCCGCTATCCCGCAAAAGCCCCCCACTACGGTCATTTCATGTTAAGATTACACCAGGTTACACACCCACTATACAACCAAACCTCATGCTCTGCTACTATAAGCTAAGTTAATGGTAGCTTTTATCTGGCGTAAACCCAGAGCAAATCATTGGATGAAGAGTAAGAAGAGTAAGACAGCTGAGTTGGGGCTCAGTAGATGCAACAGCATGAAGTTTGTCAATCTGTACTGCTTAGTACTGACACTGTTCATCAAATAGTTAAAAATCAGGCAGACTATTAGCTGCTAGTCAACAGGGTAAGGACACACCCCCCCACTCAGAGAACAAAAGGAGGTAACAGAAGAGGCAAGAAACAGCCACCGTTGGATGACACTACCCCAAACTAAAGCACAGCTCTCCAAAGCCCAGTGCGCAAATTGGTCTCCAAGACCTGTGGGTGACTAACGCATTGGCACGAGACGCATAGTAAATCAGAGGACGGAGGAGTTGATATCCATCCATACTATGTAgtgctgtttgaaaatgaaCCAATCAGCTGCTTTGGCATGGGCAACACTTCACCGTGCACGGGATAATGTAGAAATTTGATATTTAATTGCCTGGCTTTTTGTTAGAACAGCTGACATAATAATAAGTCcggttacaaaaacaaatggaaaatttCTTAAAAGGATCACTCAGTTTAGCCTATAAAGTCACTTGCTGGTGTAATTGTAAGAATCGTAAATTTCAGCAAatgtgtataattttttttctacagacaATTTACAAGGTAAAAAACTAAATGTACAAGATAATATGAAAACCAGTCAGATACATCAATTACATCATAAACAACGGGCTTGTGCTTTACCCAGGAGACAGCCTGCCGACTatgcgccccctggtggccacAGTGCGGGTCTGCGGCACCAGGGGTGGCAGAGTGGCAGGGAGTCAGACGTCACAGCATTCTTAGGtgaagttgaatttttttttttttttttttttttttttggtaattccCCAAAATGGGACGACAGAGGGTGTC
The genomic region above belongs to Myripristis murdjan chromosome 24, fMyrMur1.1, whole genome shotgun sequence and contains:
- the LOC115355854 gene encoding syndecan-1-like; the protein is MVPPPPEAWPELGGASGSDHLRKSAEEEESATNNRSSLNMKILLTVFSLLLMDLISHVNASISLAPEDLDGSGYDMGSSGSGPEDWPVQGGSSSGRSTMNDATANRGDRVIAAKPGCEAKINFHDVSDKTSASGKVAKTKSFFENKEILAGIIAGGVTGLTLATALAAILINKWQKKPVAVYTFAQQKASNGLY